Proteins encoded within one genomic window of Alosa alosa isolate M-15738 ecotype Scorff River chromosome 24, AALO_Geno_1.1, whole genome shotgun sequence:
- the LOC125289110 gene encoding uncharacterized protein LOC125289110, with product MKLWPDVSYVDIINYFVLSEGVDGETLRNYKSTEAYNYLHSNKIGKILCTKYNEFIFLKAEVEPSQSINKPKQLAWIMTRPIGIIETVGCSCIAGLGKSCSHAAAVIWKVQNAVVSGKTGLACTDTQRRWNEGTSKNLQPKRLSQIHFRHHKAEDEYEEETRAVGSQLPNTPQYQSHKDFRESVDKSLTKPLFLLKNTLLEKCYNATPSAEQQGRSKEQGTINDLTFLSHQNHDSDLSCVKCQKFYQAYVSMDGKQADTLELETRGQSASDLWHSSRKLRITASSAKKVPVREHFYPSFRGNYATNYGKEKEETACNQLKEQGMNITHTGTIVCGAEPWLSASPDGIINSCELLEMKCPVPNKNHQTLSELLSQRFSDFKVVDGKLEVQKTGSWG from the exons ACGTTAGCTATGTGGATATCATTAACTATTTCGTGCTTAGTGAGGGTGTTGATGGTGAGACACTACGAAATTATAAGAGCACAGAGGCTTACAACTATCTACACAGCAACAAAATTGGAAAAATACTGTGTACAAAATACAACGAGTTCATCTTCCTTAAGGCTGAGGTCGAGCCGAGTCAGAGCATCAACAAGCCCAAACAACTTGCTTGGATAATGACGAGGCCGATTGGTATAATCGAAACAGTTGGCTGTTCATGCATTGCAGGGCTAGGAAAATCTTGTAGCCATGCAGCAGCTGTCATTTGGAAG GTCCAGAATGCAGTGGTTAGTGGAAAGACAGGGCTTGCATGTACTGACACACAGCGGAGATGGAATGAAGGAACATCCAAGAACCTTCAGCCCAAGCGTCTGAGCCAGATTCATTTTAGGCACCACAAGGCAGAGGATGAGTATGAGGAAGAGACTAGGGCAGTTGGCAGTCAGCTCCCAAACACACCACAGTATCAGTCCCACAAAGACTTTAGAGAGAGTGTGGACAAATCTCTAACAAAACCTCTATTTCTTCTCAAGAATACACTACTGGAAAAGTGTTACAATGCCACTCCATCAGCAGAACAGCAGGGGAGATCAAAAGAACAGGGAACCATCAATGATttaacatttttgtcacatcAAAATCATGACAGTGATCTGAGTTGTGTGAAATGCCAAAAATTCTACCAGGCTTATGTTAGTATGGATGGCAAACAAGCTGATACACTAGAACTTGAGACGAGGGGGCAGAGTGCATCTGATCTGTGGCACAGTTCTAGGAAACTTAGAATCACAGCCAGTTCAGCAAAGAAGGTGCCTGTACGTGAGCACTTTTACCCCAGCTTTCGTGGTAACTATGCCACTAATtatgggaaagaaaaagaagaaacagCTTGCAACCAATTGAAAGAACAGGGAatgaacataacacacacaggcacaattGTATGTGGGGCAGAGCCATGGTTATCAGCAAGTCCGGATGGAATCATCAACTCCTGTGAGCTCTTAGAGATGAAATGCCCCGTCCCAAATAAAAATCACCAGACACTCAGTGAACTGTTATCTCAGAGATTCAGTGATTTTAAGGTAGTGGATGGAAAACTTGAGGTTCAGAAAACTGGTAGCTGGGGCTAG